Proteins encoded in a region of the Oscarella lobularis chromosome 5, ooOscLobu1.1, whole genome shotgun sequence genome:
- the LOC136187405 gene encoding T-box transcription factor TBX22-like has translation MTTVEDSRFSIASLLSDRGSSELAVRRSTSPSDVRNHVAKCIGGSIAVALENKELWQTFSVVGTEMILTKTGRRMFPSLSMRVSGLDPDARYEMSIEMEALDSKRYRYCYETCRWLDSHDEDGSGNNGKERPPSPDLGVGRRLYVHPDSPSTGAEWMRQAVSFAKMKLTNNQTDDKGHIVLQSMHKYRPRLNVACSRTGQVRSFTFAETTFIAVTAYQNQRITKLKIDWNPFAKGFREGRQAPPDRDIFSAYGCNSTSSAASSPASPYHCRCGLPPPPLPPLLLPPPHRPPLPRLPLSPSAFWRTRQPCFVVPDYSDLSSSDSSSPGPLSGGGGAAHHVVAQDDSHFGPMPVIMRGMWLSSPDPYKRPSRFSASPESANK, from the exons ATGACCACAGTCGAAGACAGCCGCTTCTCCATCGCCTCTCTGCTGTCGGATCGCGGCTCGTCCGAGCTCGCTGTTCGTCGCAGCACCAGTCCCAGCGACGTCAGGAATCACG TGGCAAAATGTATAGGCGGCTCGATTGCCGTTGCGCTCGAGAACAAGGAGTTGTGGCAGACGTTCAGCGTCGTCGGGACGGAGATGATTTTGACCAAAACGGGAAG GCGAATGTTTCCGTCGCTCTCCATGCGAGTGAGCGGTCTCGATCCGGACGCTCGCTACGAGATGTCGATCGAGATGGAAGCGCTCGATTCGAAGCGCTATCGCTACTGCTACGAAACGTGCAGATGGCTCGATAGccacgacgaagacggcagCGGCAACAACGGGAAAGAAAGGCCGCCGTCTCCCGACCTCGGCGTCGGCAGGCGACTCTATGTTCACCCCGACTCGCCTTCGACGGGAGCCGAATGGATGAGGCAAGCCGTGTCGTTTgcgaagatgaagttgacCAACAATCAAACGGACGACAAAGGGCAT ATCGTTCTTCAGTCGATGCACAAATATCGGCCGCGCCTGAATGTCGCCTGTTCACGCACCGGCCAAGTGAGAAGCTTCACGTtcgccgaaacgacgttTATCGCTGTGACCGCTTATCAGAATCAGAGA ATAACAAAATTAAAGATTGACTGGAATCCATTCGCGAAGGGTTTCCGTGAAGGCCGACAAGCGCCGCCGGACAG AGACATTTTTTCCGCGTACGGCTGCAATAGCACGAGCAGCGCCGCGTCGTCTCCCGCCTCCCCGTACCACTGCCGCTGCGGGCTGCCCCCGCCTCCGCTGCCACCGCTACTACTACCGCCGCCACATCGACCTCCGTTACCGCGCCTGCCTCTGTCTCCATCGGCATTTTGGCGTACTCGACAACCCTGCTTCGTTGTGCCTGACTATTCGgacttgtcgtcgtcagacTCAAGCAGTCCCGGCCCGTTGTCGGGCGGTGGCGGCGCTGCGCATCATGTCGTCGCGCAGGATGACAGTCATTTCGGACCAATGCCTGTCATTATGAGAGGCATGTGGTTGTCCAGTCCCGATCCCTATAAGCGACCATCTCGATTCAGCGCGTCGCCCGAATCTGCTAATAAATAA
- the LOC136187399 gene encoding E3 ubiquitin-protein ligase CHFR-like isoform X1 has translation MSSSWARLVSLTSDDAVHSISDEKSKFTIGRLGGERLPERDGIFDRIVDRRVANDYCLTGNRLVSGRHCFIEKDDDGKIWIEDSSTNGTLVDGNKLKKEERAQLGDGSEIKLVYKGPGHASNVILRFDNLNQTQQTLEMSDNDVEDAEEEPKPKKACPDSKPQADAVQDEMEESLQCGICREILHDCISLQPCMHSFCGGCYSQWMARSNVCPHCRVKVVRISKNHIVNNLVVAYLKEHPGIASSCRHVDLGRSFTRCADKRRSAEELEALDKENKITHDMLNPKRQRRSADDYDDEDEDEDDDDDDDDDDDDLPTRSQFVPPPPPPPLKCRLCPGYAGPHVQATGTSDPGYQCPTPAPVHLLCHCCMEPMPNRIFATAAATAATAATTSAASASLGSGVARQQCDVCRQYYCHLYWTCKATNCRGCLGAFTDINLADHHLNGIINGGNAFESNVLKDYLESNGLSIRDVLKGCANKLDSREWTSAVFPGLKSDTVACYRCCLKSVQELAYFFRKDLPDDDLPDPVTQRPDCYWGRNCRTQRNKPDHARRFNHICEQTRFS, from the exons ATGTCTTCATCGTGGGCACGCTTAGTATCGctgacgagcgacgacgccgtgcaCTCCATTAGCGACGAAAAGTCAAAGTTTACAATCGGCCGTCTCGGAGGTGAACGTTTGCCGGAACGCGATGGCATTTTTGACCGAATAGTCGACCGTCGTGTAGCAAACGACTATTGCCTGACCGGAAATCGGCTCGTATCGGGTCGCCACTGCTTCatagagaaagacgacgacggcaaaatATGGATAGAAGACTCTAG CACGAACGGGACTCTAGTTGACGGCAATaaactaaagaaagaagaa AGAGCTCAATTAGGTGATGGTAGCGAGATAAAGTTGGTGTACAAAGGACCAGGGCATGCCTCTA ACGTGATTCTGAGATTCGATAATCTCAACCAGACCCAGCAGACACTAGAAATGAGTGATAATGACGTTGAAG ATGCCGAAGAG GAACCCAAACCTAAAAAGGCTTGTCCAGATAGCAAACCTCAGGCGGACGCTGTTCAAGATGAAATGGAAGAGAGTCTGCAGTGCGGTATCTGTCGAGAAATTCTCCACGATTGCATCAGTCTTCAACCGTGCATGCATTCTTTCTGTGGCGGATGCTATTCGCAGTGGATGGCCAGATCCAACGTCTGCCCGcac TGTCGCGTCAAAGTAGTTCGCATTAGCAAGAATCACATCGTCAACAATTTAGTCGTCGCTTATCTAAAAGAACACCCAGGTATCGCGAGTTCTTGCAGGCATGTCGATTTAGGTCGATCGTTCACTCGCTGCGCAGACAAACGACGCAGTGCAGAAGAATTAGAGGCcctagacaaagaaaacaaaatcacTCATGACATG CTAAATCCCAAACGACAGAGAAGAAGTGCAGAtgactacgacgacgaagacgaagacgaagacgacgatgacgatgacgatgacgatgacgacgacctGCCAACTCGTAGCCAATT tgttcctcctcctcctcctccgccgctcAAATGTCGGCTCTGTCCCGGTTACGCAGGTCCCCACGTTCAAGCGACGGGCACCAGCGACCCAGGCTATCAGTGTCCCACGCCCGCACCCGTTCACCTGCTGTGCCACTGTTGCATGGAACCCATGCCCAATAGGATATTCgctaccgccgccgccaccgccgccaccgccgccaccactTCAGCCGCTTCGGCGTCATTGGGAAGCGGCGTTGCAAGGCAGCAGT GCGACGTCTGCCGCCAGTACTACTGCCATCTCTATTGGACGTGTAAGGCGACGAATTGCCGCGGTTGCCTCGGGGCTTTCACTG ACATTAACTTGGCTGATCATCATCTGAACGGGATCATTAATGGGGGCAACGCCTTTGAGTCTAATGTCCTCAAG GATTATCTGGAGTCGAATGGCCTCTCGATACGCGACGTCTTGAAAGGATGCGCTAATAAACTTGACTCGCGCGAATGGACCAGCGCCG TCTTTCCAGGATTGAAGTCAGACACTGTCGCTTGTTATCGCTGCTGTCTGAAAAGCGTGCAGGAGTTGGCGTACTTCTTTCGAAAGGATTTGCCCGACGATGACTTGCCTG ATCCAGTGACGCAACGACCTGACTGCTACTGGGGTCGCAACTGCAGGACACAAAGAAATAAGCCAGATCATGCCCG GCGTTTCAACCACATCTGTGAACAAACTAGATTCAGTTAG
- the LOC136187410 gene encoding inosine-uridine preferring nucleoside hydrolase-like, giving the protein MADNKRLFVIDCDAGTDDAMAIMMVLARPDIHLLAITCVCGNAPIDDVVANVGCVLEQCGVADTIPVYSGASRPLVRRPYYALYYHGDDGLGGVRRERYSPVRWTGAKRENAVDALLRLTRQFDKQITLLALGPLTNLALACRIDPSIVSRLKEVVIMGGNMECRGTASAATEFNFHVDPEAAHIVLEEYVRPTIITIESCSKEPRFEDEWWDEILNKETRKAAFVKDFTRHSFDWLSVKKWSMEPYDQAAAGVAISAETIVRDQAVLRAGVELHGTLTGGTMICDWKGQFEKENDGLMGGTIILPLSYNNDKLKDMLIESVM; this is encoded by the coding sequence ATGGCCGACAACAAGCGACTATTTGTCATCGATTGCGATGCCGGCACAGACGACGCCATGGCTATCATGATGGTGCTCGCTCGTCCGGACATTCACCTCCTAGCCATCACGTGCGTCTGCGGCAACgcgccgatcgacgacgtcgtagcgAACGTCGGCTGCGTCCTCGAACAGTGCGGCGTCGCCGACACGATTCCCGTCTATTCGGGGGCTTCTCGTCCGCTCGTCAGGCGACCTTACTACGCCCTATACTaccacggcgacgacgggctCGGCGGCGTGCGTCGCGAGCGCTATTCGCCCGTTCGCTGGACGGGAGCGAAGCGagagaacgccgtcgacgcgctgcTACGACTCACGCGCCAATTCGACAAGCAGATCACCCTCCTCGCTCTGGGCCCGCTCACCAATCTCGCATTAGCGTGCAGAATCGATCCGTCGATTGTGTCTCGCTTGAAGGAAGTCGTGATCATGGGCGGGAACATGGAGTGCCGCGGCacagcgtcggcggcgaccgAATTCAATTTTCACGTCGATCCCGAAGCGGCGCACATCGTCTTGGAAGAGTACGTTCGTCCGACGATTATTACTATAGAATCGTGTTCGAAAGAGCCGCGATTTGAGGATGAATGGTGGGACGAGATATTGAATAAGGAAACGAGAAAGGCTGCCTTTGTCAAAGATTTTACCAGGCATTCTTTTGATTGGCTTTCAGTCAAGAAGTGGAGTATGGAACCATATGATCAGGCGGCTGCTGGCGTTGCAATCTCAGCTGAGACTATTGTGCGAGATCAGGCTGTCCTTCGAGCGGGCGTAGAGCTGCATGGAACACTGACTGGGGGAACTATGATTTGTGATTGGAAAGGCCaatttgaaaaggaaaatgaTGGTCTGATGGGTGGAACCATCATCTTGCCGTTGAGCTACAATAACGATAAGTTGAAAGACATGCTTATTGAATCCGTTATGTAA
- the LOC136187399 gene encoding E3 ubiquitin-protein ligase CHFR-like isoform X2 yields the protein MSSSWARLVSLTSDDAVHSISDEKSKFTIGRLGGERLPERDGIFDRIVDRRVANDYCLTGNRLVSGRHCFIEKDDDGKIWIEDSSTNGTLVDGNKLKKEERAQLGDGSEIKLVYKGPGHASNVILRFDNLNQTQQTLEMSDNDVEDAEEEPKPKKACPDSKPQADAVQDEMEESLQCGICREILHDCISLQPCMHSFCGGCYSQWMARSNVCPHCRVKVVRISKNHIVNNLVVAYLKEHPDKRRSAEELEALDKENKITHDMLNPKRQRRSADDYDDEDEDEDDDDDDDDDDDDLPTRSQFVPPPPPPPLKCRLCPGYAGPHVQATGTSDPGYQCPTPAPVHLLCHCCMEPMPNRIFATAAATAATAATTSAASASLGSGVARQQCDVCRQYYCHLYWTCKATNCRGCLGAFTDINLADHHLNGIINGGNAFESNVLKDYLESNGLSIRDVLKGCANKLDSREWTSAVFPGLKSDTVACYRCCLKSVQELAYFFRKDLPDDDLPDPVTQRPDCYWGRNCRTQRNKPDHARRFNHICEQTRFS from the exons ATGTCTTCATCGTGGGCACGCTTAGTATCGctgacgagcgacgacgccgtgcaCTCCATTAGCGACGAAAAGTCAAAGTTTACAATCGGCCGTCTCGGAGGTGAACGTTTGCCGGAACGCGATGGCATTTTTGACCGAATAGTCGACCGTCGTGTAGCAAACGACTATTGCCTGACCGGAAATCGGCTCGTATCGGGTCGCCACTGCTTCatagagaaagacgacgacggcaaaatATGGATAGAAGACTCTAG CACGAACGGGACTCTAGTTGACGGCAATaaactaaagaaagaagaa AGAGCTCAATTAGGTGATGGTAGCGAGATAAAGTTGGTGTACAAAGGACCAGGGCATGCCTCTA ACGTGATTCTGAGATTCGATAATCTCAACCAGACCCAGCAGACACTAGAAATGAGTGATAATGACGTTGAAG ATGCCGAAGAG GAACCCAAACCTAAAAAGGCTTGTCCAGATAGCAAACCTCAGGCGGACGCTGTTCAAGATGAAATGGAAGAGAGTCTGCAGTGCGGTATCTGTCGAGAAATTCTCCACGATTGCATCAGTCTTCAACCGTGCATGCATTCTTTCTGTGGCGGATGCTATTCGCAGTGGATGGCCAGATCCAACGTCTGCCCGcac TGTCGCGTCAAAGTAGTTCGCATTAGCAAGAATCACATCGTCAACAATTTAGTCGTCGCTTATCTAAAAGAACACCCAG ACAAACGACGCAGTGCAGAAGAATTAGAGGCcctagacaaagaaaacaaaatcacTCATGACATG CTAAATCCCAAACGACAGAGAAGAAGTGCAGAtgactacgacgacgaagacgaagacgaagacgacgatgacgatgacgatgacgatgacgacgacctGCCAACTCGTAGCCAATT tgttcctcctcctcctcctccgccgctcAAATGTCGGCTCTGTCCCGGTTACGCAGGTCCCCACGTTCAAGCGACGGGCACCAGCGACCCAGGCTATCAGTGTCCCACGCCCGCACCCGTTCACCTGCTGTGCCACTGTTGCATGGAACCCATGCCCAATAGGATATTCgctaccgccgccgccaccgccgccaccgccgccaccactTCAGCCGCTTCGGCGTCATTGGGAAGCGGCGTTGCAAGGCAGCAGT GCGACGTCTGCCGCCAGTACTACTGCCATCTCTATTGGACGTGTAAGGCGACGAATTGCCGCGGTTGCCTCGGGGCTTTCACTG ACATTAACTTGGCTGATCATCATCTGAACGGGATCATTAATGGGGGCAACGCCTTTGAGTCTAATGTCCTCAAG GATTATCTGGAGTCGAATGGCCTCTCGATACGCGACGTCTTGAAAGGATGCGCTAATAAACTTGACTCGCGCGAATGGACCAGCGCCG TCTTTCCAGGATTGAAGTCAGACACTGTCGCTTGTTATCGCTGCTGTCTGAAAAGCGTGCAGGAGTTGGCGTACTTCTTTCGAAAGGATTTGCCCGACGATGACTTGCCTG ATCCAGTGACGCAACGACCTGACTGCTACTGGGGTCGCAACTGCAGGACACAAAGAAATAAGCCAGATCATGCCCG GCGTTTCAACCACATCTGTGAACAAACTAGATTCAGTTAG
- the LOC136187404 gene encoding lissencephaly-1 homolog — protein MVLTEKQKEELSYAIADYLKTQGFEGSLSAFKQEAGIENDVEKKHSGLLEKKWTSVVRLQKKVMELEAKLAEAEKEATAGGPSRRTRNPAEWIPRPPERYELTGHRSPVTSVKLHPVFSLFVSSSEDATIKVWDYETGDFERTLKGHTDAVNDVAFDAQGKFLASCSADMTIKVWDFHSYDCVKTLHGHDHNISSIAYVPTGDFLVSASRDKTIKMWEVATGYCVKTFLGHQEWVRRAKVSPDGSLIASCSNDQTIMIWVVGTKECKTELRDHDHVVECVEWAPENALHAVAASGESERRKGEQPGPFLVSGSRDKTIRVWDVHGGLCLFVLVGHDNWVRDVLFHPGGKFIVSAADDKTVRVWDIKNKRCSKTLDAHQHFVTSLDFHKSFPYVVTGSVDTTVKVWECR, from the exons ATGGTATTGACAGAGAAACAGAAGGAAGAATT AAGTTATGCCATTGCGGACTACTTAAAAACACAGGGTTTTGAGGGGTCCCTTAGCGCTTTCAAACAAGAAGCTGGCATT GAAAATGATGTGGAGAAAAAGCATTCCGGTCTTCTGGAGAAAAAGTGGACTTCGGTCGTTCGACTTCAGAAAAAG GTAATGGAGTTGGAAGCCAAGCTAGCTGAAGCTGAGAAAGAGGCGACGGCAGGCG GGCCTTCGAGAAGGACAAGAAATCCCGCTGAGTGGATTCCTAGACCCCCTGAAAG ATATGAATTGACCGGTCATCGCAGTCCCGTAACGAGTGTAAAACTTCATCCCGTCTTCAG TTtatttgtttcttcttcggagGATGCAACGATAAAG GTGTGGGACTATGAAACGGGTGACTTCGAACGAACGCTAAAGGGTCACACGGacgccgtcaacgacgtcgccttcgacgcgCAGGGAAAGTTCCTAG CCAGCTGCTCTGCAGACATGACCATCAAAGTGTGGGACTTTCACTCGTATGACTGTGTCAAGACTCTTCACG GCCACGATCACAACATATCGTCGATAGCGTACGTTCCGACgggcgattttctcgtctccGCGTCTCGTGACAAGACGATCAAGATGTGGGAAGTGGCGACAGG ATATTGcgtgaaaacgtttctcgGTCACCAGGAATGGGTACGACGAGCGAAAGTGAGCCCCGACG GAAGTCTCATTGCAAGTTGTTCCAATGACCAG ACTATCATGATCTGGGTCGTTGGGACGAAGGAGTGCAAGACGGAGTTGCGCGATCACgatcacgtcgtcgagtgcGTCGAGTGGGCGCCCGAGAACGCGCttcacgccgtcgccgcgtccgGAGAATCCGAG AGACGGAAAGGCGAACAACCCGGTCCCTTTCTCGTGTCCGGCTCGCGAGATAAGACGATTAGGGTGTGGGATGTTCACGGGGGTCTCTGCCTGTTTGTCTTG GTGGGCCACGACAATTGGGTGAGGGACGTTTTGTTCCATCCAGGGGGCAAATTCATCGTcagcgccgccgacgatAAGACCGTTAGGGTTTGGGACATTAAGAATAAGCGTTGTTCAAAGACGCTAGACGCGCATCAACATTTTGTTACGAGTCTAG ATTTTCACAAGAGCTTTCCGTACGTGGTAACAGGTAGTGTGGATACGACTGTCAAGGTTTGGGAATGTCGTTGA
- the LOC136187399 gene encoding E3 ubiquitin-protein ligase CHFR-like isoform X3 — MSSSWARLVSLTSDDAVHSISDEKSKFTIGRLGANDYCLTGNRLVSGRHCFIEKDDDGKIWIEDSSTNGTLVDGNKLKKEERAQLGDGSEIKLVYKGPGHASNVILRFDNLNQTQQTLEMSDNDVEDAEEEPKPKKACPDSKPQADAVQDEMEESLQCGICREILHDCISLQPCMHSFCGGCYSQWMARSNVCPHCRVKVVRISKNHIVNNLVVAYLKEHPGIASSCRHVDLGRSFTRCADKRRSAEELEALDKENKITHDMLNPKRQRRSADDYDDEDEDEDDDDDDDDDDDDLPTRSQFVPPPPPPPLKCRLCPGYAGPHVQATGTSDPGYQCPTPAPVHLLCHCCMEPMPNRIFATAAATAATAATTSAASASLGSGVARQQCDVCRQYYCHLYWTCKATNCRGCLGAFTDINLADHHLNGIINGGNAFESNVLKDYLESNGLSIRDVLKGCANKLDSREWTSAVFPGLKSDTVACYRCCLKSVQELAYFFRKDLPDDDLPDPVTQRPDCYWGRNCRTQRNKPDHARRFNHICEQTRFS; from the exons ATGTCTTCATCGTGGGCACGCTTAGTATCGctgacgagcgacgacgccgtgcaCTCCATTAGCGACGAAAAGTCAAAGTTTACAATCGGCCGTCTCGGAG CAAACGACTATTGCCTGACCGGAAATCGGCTCGTATCGGGTCGCCACTGCTTCatagagaaagacgacgacggcaaaatATGGATAGAAGACTCTAG CACGAACGGGACTCTAGTTGACGGCAATaaactaaagaaagaagaa AGAGCTCAATTAGGTGATGGTAGCGAGATAAAGTTGGTGTACAAAGGACCAGGGCATGCCTCTA ACGTGATTCTGAGATTCGATAATCTCAACCAGACCCAGCAGACACTAGAAATGAGTGATAATGACGTTGAAG ATGCCGAAGAG GAACCCAAACCTAAAAAGGCTTGTCCAGATAGCAAACCTCAGGCGGACGCTGTTCAAGATGAAATGGAAGAGAGTCTGCAGTGCGGTATCTGTCGAGAAATTCTCCACGATTGCATCAGTCTTCAACCGTGCATGCATTCTTTCTGTGGCGGATGCTATTCGCAGTGGATGGCCAGATCCAACGTCTGCCCGcac TGTCGCGTCAAAGTAGTTCGCATTAGCAAGAATCACATCGTCAACAATTTAGTCGTCGCTTATCTAAAAGAACACCCAGGTATCGCGAGTTCTTGCAGGCATGTCGATTTAGGTCGATCGTTCACTCGCTGCGCAGACAAACGACGCAGTGCAGAAGAATTAGAGGCcctagacaaagaaaacaaaatcacTCATGACATG CTAAATCCCAAACGACAGAGAAGAAGTGCAGAtgactacgacgacgaagacgaagacgaagacgacgatgacgatgacgatgacgatgacgacgacctGCCAACTCGTAGCCAATT tgttcctcctcctcctcctccgccgctcAAATGTCGGCTCTGTCCCGGTTACGCAGGTCCCCACGTTCAAGCGACGGGCACCAGCGACCCAGGCTATCAGTGTCCCACGCCCGCACCCGTTCACCTGCTGTGCCACTGTTGCATGGAACCCATGCCCAATAGGATATTCgctaccgccgccgccaccgccgccaccgccgccaccactTCAGCCGCTTCGGCGTCATTGGGAAGCGGCGTTGCAAGGCAGCAGT GCGACGTCTGCCGCCAGTACTACTGCCATCTCTATTGGACGTGTAAGGCGACGAATTGCCGCGGTTGCCTCGGGGCTTTCACTG ACATTAACTTGGCTGATCATCATCTGAACGGGATCATTAATGGGGGCAACGCCTTTGAGTCTAATGTCCTCAAG GATTATCTGGAGTCGAATGGCCTCTCGATACGCGACGTCTTGAAAGGATGCGCTAATAAACTTGACTCGCGCGAATGGACCAGCGCCG TCTTTCCAGGATTGAAGTCAGACACTGTCGCTTGTTATCGCTGCTGTCTGAAAAGCGTGCAGGAGTTGGCGTACTTCTTTCGAAAGGATTTGCCCGACGATGACTTGCCTG ATCCAGTGACGCAACGACCTGACTGCTACTGGGGTCGCAACTGCAGGACACAAAGAAATAAGCCAGATCATGCCCG GCGTTTCAACCACATCTGTGAACAAACTAGATTCAGTTAG
- the LOC136187397 gene encoding uncharacterized protein → MFRSNTIFNRLRTIRAGATAYFDRRPFTKVMVIASGIVVGLASAVEYAGRRKKEPKAVRVFPTPYRTSTATAKARTDDIDRLERVFDADRSLAVVFGPPLSGKTDLARQYAERFVEKNGGSRKFLKIFSSPFKRRRCHVVTLEANNRLNLILSLRAMAQRLGVADVAKGGDPTSWLEAIVEDGFSDSDWLMIFDHVSADVLEWDEVRKWLRSKVEGQGQKLLVLDAETTPTDVAKNSIGDGSPFWTVDDIFESICTLAAKDAANERAFTFLSAVVGDAPLVPVSLLQRAMYDGVNHLLPLPIVGSVGEKALVATETRGPVSNLKNKLKTIKQDLNDIFTVAQMKFGFQKDNKKAQQQSSAPTPAAVAESCSAEFLRQCPFMQRLQFGGGGMAAIHVSRPVQEALSRFLCQVVIPKREQERLEKQRSSHKRSYVSWFRSFDDEQQFLENRKEIPASCISQGRVVFHGVPFQPYEVAHLEDIQRDAARVILEEAAAQEGQIGIFTRGLLLPLMALRQSDSRQLRVKMLVAEAATLMDVFGDTQRAKADLEAACSLAKAESDKKLYARVLSDLGVVYFHEKDVKKSEERLQQAIQIYESFKAPRLFGGLQRSEQVEVSLGLGRALSRLGAVYGAMGDSVRGRECCEQVFLLFQYLPPDEAGTYSHVSELASSLVDLGEAYLSEGKYDYAKKVLELGLTINQNVRGEKHTEVGRTMTSLGVVHWMLGDVKIGEKMREEAEKIKRSALII, encoded by the coding sequence ATGTTTCGCTCGAACACGATTTTCAACCGATTGCGAACAATTCGCGCCGGTGCGACCGCGTATTTCGACAGGAGACCGTTCACCAAGGTCATGGTGATCGCTTCGgggatcgtcgtcggtctGGCGAGCGCGGTGGAGTACGCGGGACGAAGGAAGAAGGAGCCAAAAGCCGTGCGCGTATTTCCGACGCCGTATCGCAcctcgacggcgacggcgaaggcgagAACAGACGATATCGATCGCTTGGAACGAGtcttcgacgccgatcgttcactcgccgtcgttttcggaCCGCCGCTGAGCGGAAAAACAGACCTGGCGCGACAATATGCCGAACGGTTTGTAGAAAAGAACGGCGGATCTCGGAAATTTCtcaaaattttttcgtcgcctttcaaAAGGCGTCGATGCCACGTGGTCACTTTGGAGGCGAATAATCGATTGAATTTGATTTTGTCTCTGAGAGCGATGGCTCAACGCTTGGGCGTGGCTGACGTGGCGAAGGGCGGTGATCCGACGTCGTGGCTTGAAGCTATTGTCGAAGATGGCTTTAGTGACAGTGATTGGCTGATGATTTTTGATCATGTGAGCGCCGATGTGCTGGAATGGGATGAGGTCAGGAAATGGCTTCGTTCGAAGGTTGAGGGACAGGGGCAAAAGCTTCTTGTTCTCGACGCTGAGACGACGCCAACTGACGTTGCTAAAAATTCTATTGGCGATGGTTCTCCTTTTTGGACGGTTGATGACATATTTGAAAGTATTTGCACCTTGGCCGCGAAGGATGCTGCAAATGAAAGGGCGTTTACGTTTCTTTCTGCTGTTGTTGGTGATGCTCCTCTAGTTCCTGTGTCACTCCTTCAAAGAGCCATGTATGATGGGGTGAATCATTTGCTGCCACTTCCCATTGTTGGCTCAGTAGGTGAAAAGGCGTTGGTGGCAACGGAAACCAGAGGGCCGGTGTCAAATTTGAAGAATAAGCTGAAAACGATTAAACAAGATTTAAATGACATTTTCACTGTGGCTCAAATGAAATTCGGCTTTCAAAAAGACAACAAGAAGGCTCAACAACAGTCGTCTGCCCCAACTCCCGCTGCAGTGGCTGAATCATGCTCTGcagaatttcttcgtcagtGTCCCTTCATGCAGCGTCTTCAGTTTGGTGGAGGAGGCATGGCAGCAATTCACGTAAGCCGTCCGGTTCAAGAAGCTCTCAGCCGCTTTCTTTGTCAAGTCGTTATTCCCAAAAGGGAGCAAGAGCGCCTAGAGAAACAACGCAGTTCTCACAAGCGTTCCTATGTCTCCTGGTTTCGATCCTTTGACGACGAGCAACAATTTCTAGAGAACAGAAAAGAGATACCTGCTTCCTGCATCTCACAAGGACGCGTCGTTTTCCACGGGGTACCCTTTCAACCGTACGAAGTCGCTCATTTGGAGGATATACAAAGAGACGCGGCTCGGGTGATTCTTGAAGAAGCCGCTGCTCAAGAAGGACAGATTGGGATTTTCACACGTGGACTTCTGCTGCCTCTGATGGCACTTCGACAGTCAGACTCGCGTCAGCTGAGAGTAAAGATGCTCGTAGCTGAAGCGGCGACGCTCATGGACGTGTTTGGCGATACTCAACGGGCTAAGGCCGACTTGGAAGCAGCCTGCTCGTTGGCAAAGGCTGAATCAGATAAGAAGCTATACGCTCGTGTCCTCTCTGATTTGGGCGTGGTTTATTTTCACGAGAAAGACGTGAAAAAAAGCGAGGAGCGTCTTCAGCAAGCCATCCAGATATATGAGTCCTTCAAGGCTCCTCGTTTATTTGGTGGTTTGCAAAGAAGCGAGCAAGTGGAAGTTAGCCTTGGCTTGGGGCGAGCGTTGTCTCGACTTGGAGCTGTTTATGGTGCAATGGGCGATTCTGTTCGCGGTCGCGAGTGCTGTGAGCaggtttttcttctctttcaataTCTTCCTCCCGACGAAGCGGGGACGTATTCGCACGTGAGTGAACTTGCGTCTTCGCTTGTCGATTTGGGGGAAGCGTATTTGTCTGAGGGTAAGTACGACTACGCCAAGAAGGTGCTCGAGCTGGGATTGACGATCAATCAGAATGTGAGAGGAGAAAAGCACACAGAAGTCGGCAGGACGATGACATCTCTCGGAGTGGTCCACTGGATGTTGGGAGACGTCAAAATTGGCGAGAAAATGCGAGAAGAAGCCGAAAAAATTAAACGCTCAGCACTGATTATATGA